In a genomic window of Bradyrhizobium sp. LLZ17:
- a CDS encoding methyl-accepting chemotaxis protein → MAFALFQKRLPDSAAPAAAPLAAQPAAGSQPTSAAEGDSAREILELLELELGAMIRQLERAANSVAGGAEATAATLVDIRQRTDALTGRTNAAQSNASTFAHAAEKFTQSAQGIGAQVREAGKLADEASAAAQEARANVDRLRRSSAAIGNVVNLIAQIARQTTLLALNSTIEAARAGAAGRGFAVVATEVKALAVQTQGATEEISRKIDALQRDAAGSADAVHRISQAIEAIRPVFDTVNGAVAEQNATTSEVSGNAASASQFIISVGESAAEIDAATKAAETHGENVASAGKAVTTFARKLKSRCAVLLKQSEHDDRRKTERLPCHLKFESARGVMPVYEIAMDGVLIGGADAGRLAPQTIIDGSLEGVGACRLRVVEQSKAGARAHFVAPNAELNEKIEDRLWSIHEENTEFVTRAMEAGTALTAIYEQAVARGEVKIDDLFDTDYAEIAGSNPQQYRTRYLDWADRALPPFQEAFLAKEPRMAFCAMVDRNGFLPVHNKIYSHPQRPGDAVWNAANCRNRRIFNDPAGLAAAQNQRSYLIQSYARDMGNGNTVMMREIDVPIRVQGRHWGGFRTAYKL, encoded by the coding sequence ATGGCGTTCGCATTGTTTCAGAAGCGTCTGCCGGATTCGGCCGCGCCCGCGGCAGCCCCGCTAGCTGCGCAGCCGGCCGCCGGTTCCCAACCCACCTCGGCCGCCGAGGGCGATTCGGCCCGGGAAATCCTGGAACTGCTGGAACTCGAGCTGGGCGCCATGATCCGCCAGCTCGAGCGCGCCGCCAATTCGGTGGCCGGCGGCGCGGAGGCGACCGCCGCGACGCTCGTGGACATCCGCCAGCGCACCGACGCGCTGACCGGACGGACCAATGCCGCGCAGTCGAACGCCTCGACCTTCGCCCATGCCGCCGAGAAGTTCACCCAATCGGCGCAGGGCATCGGCGCGCAGGTCCGCGAGGCCGGCAAGCTTGCCGACGAGGCCAGCGCCGCGGCACAGGAGGCGCGCGCCAATGTCGACCGCCTGCGCAGATCCTCCGCGGCGATCGGCAATGTCGTCAACCTGATCGCCCAGATCGCACGGCAGACCACGCTGCTCGCGCTCAACTCGACCATCGAGGCCGCGCGCGCAGGTGCTGCAGGCCGGGGCTTCGCGGTGGTCGCCACCGAGGTTAAGGCGCTCGCGGTGCAGACCCAGGGCGCCACCGAAGAGATTTCCAGGAAGATCGACGCGCTGCAGCGCGATGCCGCAGGGTCAGCCGATGCCGTGCATCGCATCTCGCAGGCGATCGAGGCGATCCGCCCGGTGTTCGACACCGTCAACGGCGCAGTGGCCGAGCAGAACGCGACCACCAGCGAGGTCTCCGGCAACGCAGCCAGCGCTTCGCAATTCATCATCTCGGTCGGCGAGAGCGCTGCCGAAATCGACGCCGCGACCAAGGCGGCCGAAACTCATGGCGAGAACGTCGCCAGCGCCGGCAAGGCGGTGACGACGTTCGCACGCAAGCTGAAATCGCGCTGCGCGGTGCTGCTCAAGCAGAGTGAGCACGACGATCGCCGCAAGACCGAGCGGCTGCCCTGCCATCTCAAATTCGAGAGCGCACGCGGCGTGATGCCGGTCTACGAGATCGCGATGGACGGCGTGCTGATCGGCGGCGCGGACGCCGGCCGGCTTGCGCCGCAGACGATCATCGACGGCAGCCTCGAGGGCGTCGGTGCCTGCCGCCTGCGCGTGGTCGAACAATCCAAGGCCGGGGCCCGCGCCCACTTCGTCGCGCCCAATGCCGAGCTCAACGAGAAGATCGAGGACAGGCTCTGGTCGATCCACGAGGAGAACACCGAGTTCGTCACCCGCGCCATGGAAGCGGGCACCGCGCTGACCGCGATCTACGAGCAGGCGGTTGCGCGCGGCGAGGTCAAGATCGACGACCTCTTTGACACCGACTACGCCGAAATCGCCGGCAGCAATCCGCAGCAATACCGCACCAGATATCTCGACTGGGCCGACCGCGCGCTGCCGCCGTTCCAGGAAGCGTTTCTCGCCAAGGAGCCGCGCATGGCGTTCTGCGCCATGGTTGACCGCAACGGCTTCCTGCCGGTGCACAACAAGATCTATTCGCATCCGCAGCGGCCGGGCGATGCCGTATGGAACGCAGCGAACTGCCGCAACCGGCGCATCTTCAACGATCCGGCCGGCTTGGCCGCCGCCCAAAACCAGCGATCGTATCTGATCCAGAGCTATGCGCGCGACATGGGCAACGGCAACACGGTGATGATGCGCGAGATCGATGTCCCGATCCGCGTGCAGGGCCGGCACTGGGGCGGATTCAGGACGGCCTACAAGCTGTAG
- a CDS encoding methyl-accepting chemotaxis protein: MSLAQLAVLDTGSNRTMAERLIDQLADRIGGLGVELADIAGNVQEVASRVANQSERFHHLQQTAETMVSANHDIANASQAVQLTTSAAVGEIAQSRNAVDTAVSHISELVAAVGRIEARLSAVGSALAQVAKVSGSIEAIAKQTNLLALNATIEAARAGDAGRGFAVVASEVKNLAEATRQATHLISDTVRDLDGQIEGLIGESGDASLRAKTAGEGAQQISGIISRVQQGFASVEAEIDSVTRAATSNLGHCDTVINELNELAKGVDLSSRDLKNADQRVTQLLDTSEGLIALIADSGVETSDAPLIRTVVDTAKRISGEFEAAIDRGEITLDQLMDESYREIAGTDPKQYLTNYVAFTDRVLPAIQDPIQKSDPRIVFCVAWARHGYLPTHNPNYRLPQGKDPVWNNANCRNRRLFTDRAVKKVAANTKPFLLQTYRREMGGGQFVLMKDLSSPIVVHGKHWGAFRMGYRQG, translated from the coding sequence ATGTCCCTCGCGCAGCTTGCAGTATTGGACACCGGATCGAACCGGACGATGGCCGAGCGCCTGATCGACCAGCTTGCCGACCGCATCGGCGGTCTCGGCGTCGAGCTTGCCGACATCGCCGGCAACGTCCAGGAGGTCGCAAGCCGCGTCGCGAACCAGTCGGAACGGTTCCACCACCTGCAGCAGACGGCCGAGACCATGGTCTCGGCCAATCACGACATCGCCAATGCGTCGCAGGCGGTGCAATTGACCACCTCAGCGGCGGTCGGCGAGATCGCCCAGTCGCGCAACGCCGTCGACACCGCCGTCAGCCACATCTCCGAGCTCGTCGCGGCGGTGGGGCGGATCGAGGCGCGCTTGAGCGCGGTCGGCTCGGCGCTGGCGCAGGTCGCGAAGGTGTCCGGCTCGATCGAGGCGATCGCCAAGCAAACCAATCTGCTTGCGCTCAACGCCACCATCGAGGCGGCGCGCGCCGGCGATGCCGGCCGCGGCTTCGCGGTGGTCGCAAGCGAGGTGAAGAACCTCGCCGAAGCCACCCGCCAGGCCACGCACCTGATCTCCGACACCGTGCGCGATCTCGACGGCCAGATCGAGGGCCTGATCGGCGAGAGCGGCGACGCCTCGCTGCGCGCCAAGACCGCGGGCGAAGGCGCCCAGCAGATCTCCGGCATCATCTCACGGGTGCAGCAGGGCTTTGCGTCCGTGGAAGCCGAGATCGACAGTGTCACGCGCGCCGCGACCTCCAACCTCGGCCATTGCGACACCGTGATCAACGAGCTCAACGAGCTCGCCAAGGGCGTCGACCTGTCGTCGCGCGATCTCAAGAACGCCGACCAGCGGGTCACGCAATTGCTCGACACCTCCGAAGGCCTGATCGCACTGATCGCCGACAGCGGCGTCGAGACCTCGGACGCGCCGCTGATACGCACGGTCGTGGATACCGCCAAACGCATCTCGGGCGAGTTCGAGGCCGCGATCGATCGCGGCGAGATCACGCTCGATCAGCTCATGGACGAATCCTATCGGGAGATCGCGGGCACCGATCCCAAGCAATATCTCACCAACTACGTCGCGTTCACCGACCGCGTGCTGCCTGCGATCCAGGACCCGATCCAGAAATCCGATCCCCGCATCGTGTTCTGCGTCGCCTGGGCGAGGCACGGCTATCTGCCGACGCACAATCCGAACTACCGCCTGCCCCAGGGCAAGGACCCGGTCTGGAACAACGCCAATTGCCGCAACCGCCGCCTGTTCACCGATCGCGCGGTGAAGAAGGTCGCGGCGAATACAAAGCCGTTCCTGCTGCAAACCTATCGGCGCGAGATGGGCGGCGGACAGTTCGTGCTGATGAAGGATCTGTCGTCGCCGATCGTGGTCCACGGCAAGCACTGGGGCGCGTTCCGGATGGGATATCGGCAGGGCTGA
- a CDS encoding TIGR00282 family metallophosphoesterase: MRILFVGDVVGRSGRNAIAEYLPGMVKDWSLDFVVVNGENSAGGFGITEAIYQEFLDAGADAVTLGNHSWDQREALVFIERAERLVRPANYPRGTPGRGAALVETKNGKHALVVNALGRVFMTPFDDPFAALERELGACPLGVAADAIVVDFHCEASSEKQGIGFFCDGRASLVVGTHTHVPTADHQILSGGTAYMTDAGMTGDYDSIIGMQKEEPLRRFTSGIPSGRFEPAAGVATLSGVAVETDDATGLALRIAPVRAGGRLEPATPKFWLS; encoded by the coding sequence TTGCGCATTCTCTTCGTGGGTGATGTCGTCGGCCGTAGCGGGCGCAACGCCATCGCCGAATATCTGCCCGGCATGGTCAAGGACTGGTCGCTCGATTTCGTCGTCGTCAATGGCGAGAATTCGGCCGGAGGCTTCGGCATCACCGAAGCGATCTATCAGGAATTTCTCGATGCCGGCGCCGATGCGGTGACGCTCGGCAACCATTCCTGGGACCAGCGCGAGGCGCTGGTGTTCATCGAGCGCGCCGAACGCCTGGTGCGGCCGGCCAACTATCCGCGCGGCACGCCCGGCCGCGGCGCAGCCCTGGTCGAGACCAAGAACGGTAAGCATGCGCTCGTCGTCAACGCGCTCGGCCGCGTCTTCATGACCCCGTTCGACGATCCCTTTGCGGCGCTGGAGCGCGAGCTCGGCGCCTGCCCGCTCGGCGTTGCCGCCGATGCCATCGTCGTCGATTTTCATTGCGAGGCCAGCAGCGAGAAGCAGGGCATCGGCTTCTTCTGCGACGGCCGAGCCAGCCTCGTGGTCGGCACCCACACCCATGTGCCGACCGCCGACCACCAGATCCTCAGTGGCGGCACCGCCTACATGACCGATGCCGGCATGACCGGCGACTACGATTCCATCATCGGCATGCAGAAGGAAGAACCGCTGCGCCGGTTCACGTCGGGCATTCCATCCGGCCGCTTCGAGCCGGCCGCAGGCGTTGCGACGCTCAGCGGCGTAGCGGTAGAAACGGATGATGCAACGGGACTCGCACTGCGCATCGCACCAGTGCGCGCGGGCGGTCGGCTCGAGCCGGCAACGCCGAAGTTTTGGTTGAGCTAG
- a CDS encoding 5-formyltetrahydrofolate cyclo-ligase, giving the protein MSNTKAELRAKALAKRDALSDKKRTSAAAKLAKRGLPFKLLPGSIVSGYSPIRSEIDPAPLMRKLAEEGARLALPCVTARGQALVFRIWHPNDRLMLGPLGIPEPSPAAAEVVPDIMLTPLAAFDRLGHRIGYGAGHYDFTFAHLRKTKQIVGIGLAFAAQEIEAVPALSHDVALDYVLTESDAFDFRSSELAHSLRG; this is encoded by the coding sequence ATGTCCAACACCAAAGCCGAACTCCGCGCCAAAGCGCTCGCCAAACGCGACGCGCTGAGCGACAAGAAGCGCACCAGTGCCGCCGCAAAACTCGCCAAGCGCGGGCTGCCGTTCAAGCTGTTGCCGGGCAGCATCGTCTCCGGCTACTCGCCGATCCGCAGCGAGATCGACCCGGCGCCGCTGATGCGGAAGCTCGCCGAGGAAGGCGCGCGGCTGGCGCTGCCGTGCGTCACCGCGCGCGGCCAGGCGCTGGTCTTCCGCATCTGGCATCCGAACGACCGGCTGATGCTCGGGCCGCTCGGCATTCCCGAACCGTCGCCGGCCGCCGCTGAAGTTGTTCCCGACATCATGCTGACGCCGCTTGCGGCGTTCGACCGTCTCGGCCACCGCATCGGCTATGGTGCGGGGCATTACGACTTCACCTTCGCGCATCTGCGCAAGACCAAGCAGATCGTCGGCATCGGGCTTGCGTTTGCGGCGCAAGAGATCGAGGCCGTTCCGGCACTATCCCACGACGTCGCGCTGGATTATGTGCTAACGGAATCGGACGCATTCGATTTCCGGAGTTCTGAACTTGCGCATTCTCTTCGTGGGTGA
- a CDS encoding cell division protein ZapA, translating into MSHINVTINGRQYRMACEEGEEVRLLKLADSLETRIQSLRGKFGEIGDARLTVMAALTVCDELMDAGNRIRTMEQELGELRDFRNAAVERARMTQTAVVNALNAAAERIEKSTQVLNRTVGNGIAIG; encoded by the coding sequence ATGAGCCACATCAACGTCACCATCAATGGCCGGCAATATCGCATGGCCTGCGAAGAGGGCGAGGAGGTGCGGCTGCTGAAGCTCGCCGACAGCCTGGAGACGCGCATCCAGTCGCTGCGCGGAAAATTCGGCGAGATCGGCGATGCACGGCTCACCGTGATGGCGGCACTGACGGTCTGCGACGAGCTGATGGACGCCGGCAACCGCATCCGCACCATGGAGCAGGAGCTGGGCGAATTGCGGGATTTCCGCAATGCCGCCGTCGAGCGCGCCCGCATGACCCAGACCGCGGTGGTGAATGCACTGAACGCCGCAGCCGAACGCATCGAGAAGTCGACCCAGGTCCTGAACCGCACCGTCGGCAACGGGATTGCGATCGGGTAA
- a CDS encoding DUF4164 domain-containing protein codes for MNDRVSNSSAMTESSAVEIEIATRRLMAALDSLESAVERRRDADRDENELATRIQALGADRSRLADELDGALVKARKLERTNREISDRLDSAIVTIRSVLDTGEDG; via the coding sequence ATGAACGATCGCGTTTCCAACAGCTCTGCCATGACGGAGTCGTCCGCCGTCGAGATCGAGATCGCGACCCGCAGGCTCATGGCGGCGCTCGACTCGCTCGAAAGCGCTGTCGAGCGGCGGCGCGATGCCGATCGTGACGAGAACGAACTCGCGACGCGGATCCAGGCGCTGGGCGCGGATCGCTCGCGTCTTGCCGACGAGCTCGACGGCGCACTCGTGAAGGCGCGCAAGCTCGAGCGCACCAATCGCGAGATCTCCGATCGGCTGGATTCCGCGATCGTCACGATACGCTCGGTACTCGATACCGGAGAGGACGGATGA
- the tkt gene encoding transketolase: MSDMTQVDHNRMANAIRGLAMDAVEKAKSGHPGLPMGAADMATVLFTQFLKFDIAATDWPDRDRFVLSAGHGSMLLYALLYLTGSSEMTIDQLKNFRQLGSLTPGHPEHGHTKGIETTTGPLGQGISTAVGMALAEKMLAAEFGKKIVDHHTYVIASDGDLMEGVSQEAIAMAGHWKLNKMIVLYDDNGISIDGPTSISDSVDQVKRFKACGWAAEKIDGHDQAAIAAALTRAQKSSKPTLIACRTTIGFGAPHKAGTAKAHGEALGADELKAAKENLGISLEPFSVPDDVLKAWRAAGSRGASARQEWEARLGELGSRKRAEFERRLRHERPAALAKAFKAYKKELLEKPMNAATRKSSEAVIEVIAGAMPMEFLAGSADLTGSNNNKAKSATAFSAKTPKGRFIHYGIREHGMCAAMNGIFLHGGFAPNGATFLVFTDYARPAMRLAALMGAGVVYVMTHDSIGLGEDGPTHQPVEHLSALRAIPNMRVFRPCDSVEVAECWELALNRIDGPTVLALTRQNLPQLRTSTNENPCQYGAYELVAAQGEAKATLFASGSEVEMALAAQKQLGERGIPTRVVSVPSLELLLAQPKERRDEIIGKAPIKVAIEAAVRWGWDAVIGQEGEFIGMHSFGASAPLNKIFQHFGITAEAAVNAVVKRLS; this comes from the coding sequence ATTTCAGACATGACGCAGGTCGACCACAACCGTATGGCCAACGCGATCCGCGGCCTCGCGATGGACGCCGTGGAGAAGGCGAAATCGGGCCATCCGGGCCTGCCGATGGGCGCCGCCGACATGGCCACCGTGCTGTTCACGCAATTCCTGAAATTCGACATCGCCGCAACCGACTGGCCCGACCGCGACCGCTTCGTGCTCTCCGCCGGCCACGGCTCGATGCTGCTCTATGCGCTGCTGTATCTCACCGGCAGCTCCGAGATGACGATCGACCAGCTCAAGAACTTCCGGCAGCTGGGATCGTTGACGCCCGGGCATCCCGAGCACGGCCACACCAAGGGCATCGAGACCACCACCGGCCCACTCGGCCAGGGCATCTCGACTGCGGTCGGTATGGCGCTGGCCGAAAAGATGCTCGCGGCCGAGTTCGGCAAAAAGATCGTCGATCATCATACCTATGTGATTGCGTCCGACGGCGACCTGATGGAAGGCGTCTCGCAGGAAGCGATCGCGATGGCCGGGCACTGGAAGCTCAACAAGATGATCGTGCTGTACGACGACAACGGCATCTCGATCGACGGCCCGACCTCGATTTCCGATTCGGTCGACCAGGTGAAGCGCTTCAAGGCGTGCGGCTGGGCCGCCGAGAAGATCGACGGCCACGACCAGGCCGCGATCGCAGCCGCGCTCACCCGCGCGCAAAAATCCAGCAAGCCGACGCTGATCGCCTGCCGCACCACCATCGGCTTCGGCGCGCCGCACAAGGCCGGCACCGCGAAGGCGCATGGCGAGGCGCTCGGCGCCGACGAGCTCAAGGCGGCCAAGGAAAATCTCGGCATTTCGCTCGAGCCGTTCTCGGTGCCGGACGACGTGCTCAAAGCGTGGCGCGCGGCAGGCAGCCGCGGCGCATCGGCACGGCAGGAATGGGAAGCAAGGCTCGGTGAGCTCGGCAGCCGCAAGCGCGCCGAGTTCGAGCGACGCTTGCGCCATGAGCGTCCGGCCGCGCTCGCGAAGGCATTCAAAGCCTACAAGAAGGAGCTTCTGGAAAAGCCGATGAATGCGGCGACCCGCAAATCCTCGGAAGCGGTGATCGAAGTTATTGCCGGCGCCATGCCGATGGAATTCCTCGCAGGCTCGGCCGACCTCACCGGCTCCAACAACAACAAGGCTAAGTCGGCGACCGCGTTCTCCGCCAAGACGCCGAAAGGCCGCTTCATCCATTACGGCATTCGCGAGCACGGCATGTGTGCCGCGATGAACGGCATCTTCCTGCACGGCGGCTTCGCGCCGAACGGCGCCACCTTCCTGGTGTTCACGGACTACGCGCGGCCGGCGATGCGTCTTGCCGCGCTGATGGGCGCCGGCGTGGTCTATGTGATGACCCACGATTCCATCGGCCTCGGCGAAGACGGTCCGACCCATCAGCCGGTCGAGCACCTCTCCGCGCTTCGGGCGATTCCCAACATGCGCGTGTTCCGCCCCTGCGATTCCGTCGAGGTTGCCGAGTGCTGGGAATTGGCCCTCAACCGTATCGACGGGCCGACCGTGCTGGCGCTGACGCGGCAGAACCTGCCACAACTGCGCACCAGCACAAATGAGAATCCCTGCCAGTACGGCGCTTACGAGCTGGTCGCCGCGCAAGGCGAAGCCAAGGCAACGCTGTTCGCCTCGGGCTCCGAAGTCGAGATGGCGTTGGCCGCCCAGAAGCAGCTTGGCGAGCGCGGCATTCCGACACGGGTGGTCTCGGTGCCGTCCCTCGAACTGCTGCTAGCGCAACCAAAGGAACGCCGTGACGAGATCATCGGCAAGGCGCCGATCAAGGTCGCGATCGAGGCCGCCGTGCGCTGGGGTTGGGACGCCGTGATCGGCCAGGAGGGCGAATTCATCGGCATGCACTCGTTCGGCGCCAGCGCGCCGCTGAACAAGATATTCCAGCACTTTGGCATTACCGCCGAGGCCGCGGTTAACGCCGTCGTGAAACGCCTTTCCTGA
- the gap gene encoding type I glyceraldehyde-3-phosphate dehydrogenase: MAVRVRINGFGRIGRNILRAIAESGRKDIEVVGINDLGPVETNAHLLRFDSVHGRFPGTVTVEGDTISLGGNKIKVTAERDPSKLPWKDLGIDIAMECTGIFTSKDKASAHLTAGAKRVLVSAPADGADATIVYGVNHDTLTRDHLVISNGSCTTNCLAPIAKVLNDLVGIETGFMTTIHAYTGDQPTLDTMHKDLYRGRAAAMSMIPTSTGAAKAIGLVLPELKGKLDGVAIRVPTPNVSVVDLKIVAKRATDPKEINEAMKRASEQQLKGILGYTTAPNVSIDFNHDPHSSTFHMDQTKVQNGTLVRVMSWYDNEWGFSNRMADTAVAMSKVI, translated from the coding sequence ATGGCAGTCCGCGTCAGGATCAACGGTTTTGGCCGCATCGGCCGCAACATCCTGCGGGCTATCGCCGAGTCCGGCCGCAAGGACATCGAGGTGGTCGGCATCAACGACCTCGGCCCGGTCGAGACCAACGCGCATCTGCTGCGCTTCGACAGCGTCCATGGCCGCTTCCCTGGAACCGTGACCGTCGAGGGCGACACGATCAGCCTCGGTGGCAACAAGATCAAGGTCACGGCCGAGCGCGATCCCTCGAAGCTGCCCTGGAAGGACCTCGGCATCGACATCGCGATGGAGTGCACCGGCATCTTCACCTCGAAGGACAAGGCCTCGGCGCATCTGACCGCCGGCGCCAAGCGCGTGCTGGTCTCCGCGCCGGCCGATGGCGCCGACGCCACCATCGTCTACGGCGTCAACCACGACACGCTGACCAGGGACCATCTGGTCATCTCCAACGGCTCCTGCACCACCAACTGCCTCGCGCCGATCGCCAAGGTTCTGAACGACCTGGTCGGCATCGAGACCGGCTTCATGACGACGATCCACGCCTATACCGGCGACCAGCCGACGCTCGACACCATGCACAAGGATCTCTATCGCGGCCGCGCGGCTGCGATGTCGATGATCCCGACCTCGACCGGCGCCGCCAAGGCGATCGGCCTGGTGCTGCCGGAGTTGAAGGGCAAGCTCGACGGCGTCGCGATCCGCGTGCCGACCCCGAACGTCTCGGTCGTCGATCTCAAGATCGTCGCCAAGCGCGCCACGGACCCGAAGGAAATCAACGAGGCGATGAAGCGTGCCTCCGAGCAGCAGCTCAAGGGCATTCTCGGCTACACCACGGCGCCGAACGTCTCGATCGACTTCAACCATGACCCGCACTCGTCCACGTTCCACATGGACCAGACCAAGGTGCAGAACGGCACGCTGGTGCGCGTGATGTCCTGGTACGACAACGAGTGGGGTTTCTCGAACCGCATGGCCGACACAGCCGTTGCGATGAGCAAGGTGATCTAA
- the pgk gene encoding phosphoglycerate kinase: MTNKFRTLDDVDVKGKRVLLRVDLNVPMENGRVSDATRLERVAPTISEISDKGGKVILLAHFGRPKGRDAKDSLKPVAEALAKVVNKPVAFADDCIGEPAAKAVSGLNNGDILCLENTRFHKEEEKNDPAFVAELAKLGDIWVNDAFSAAHRAHASTEGLGHKLPAYAGRTMQAELVALEKALGSPTKPVIAIIGGAKVSTKIDLLENLVTKVDALVIGGGMANTFLHAQGVGIGKSLAEKDLAATALRIMEKAEAANCAIILPVDATVAYHFAANAPSHAYGLDAIPADGMILDVGPQSVVRIHAAIDDAATLVWNGPLGAFEMQPFDRGTVAAAKHAAERTKAKKLVSIAGGGDTVAALNQAHVAGQFTYVSTAGGAFLEWMEGKPLPGVEVLRVK; the protein is encoded by the coding sequence ATGACCAACAAATTCCGCACCCTCGACGACGTCGACGTGAAGGGCAAGCGCGTGCTGTTGCGCGTCGATCTCAACGTGCCCATGGAGAACGGGCGCGTCAGCGACGCAACCCGGCTCGAGCGCGTCGCGCCGACCATCAGCGAAATCTCGGACAAGGGCGGCAAGGTCATCCTGCTGGCGCATTTCGGCCGGCCCAAGGGCCGCGACGCCAAGGACTCGCTCAAGCCGGTCGCCGAGGCGCTGGCGAAGGTGGTGAACAAGCCGGTCGCCTTCGCCGACGATTGCATCGGCGAGCCCGCCGCCAAAGCCGTTTCCGGCTTAAACAACGGCGATATCCTTTGTCTGGAAAACACCCGTTTCCACAAAGAGGAAGAGAAGAACGATCCGGCTTTCGTCGCGGAGCTCGCCAAGCTGGGCGACATCTGGGTCAATGACGCTTTCTCGGCCGCGCACCGCGCCCACGCCTCGACCGAAGGCCTCGGCCACAAGCTGCCGGCCTATGCCGGCCGCACCATGCAGGCCGAGCTCGTCGCGCTGGAGAAGGCGCTGGGGTCACCGACCAAGCCGGTGATCGCGATCATCGGCGGCGCCAAGGTCTCGACCAAGATCGACCTGCTCGAAAACCTCGTGACCAAGGTCGACGCGCTGGTGATCGGCGGCGGCATGGCCAACACCTTCCTGCACGCCCAGGGCGTCGGCATCGGCAAGTCACTGGCCGAGAAGGATCTCGCCGCCACCGCGCTGCGCATCATGGAGAAGGCCGAGGCCGCCAACTGCGCCATCATCCTGCCGGTGGACGCCACCGTGGCCTATCATTTCGCAGCCAACGCGCCGTCGCATGCTTACGGGCTCGATGCGATCCCGGCCGACGGCATGATCCTCGACGTCGGCCCGCAATCGGTCGTGCGCATCCATGCCGCGATCGACGATGCCGCCACGCTGGTCTGGAATGGCCCGCTCGGGGCCTTCGAGATGCAGCCGTTCGACCGCGGCACGGTAGCCGCCGCCAAGCATGCCGCCGAGCGCACCAAGGCGAAGAAGCTGGTGTCGATCGCGGGCGGCGGCGACACGGTCGCGGCGCTGAACCAGGCCCATGTGGCCGGGCAATTCACCTATGTCTCGACCGCCGGTGGCGCATTTCTTGAATGGATGGAGGGCAAGCCCCTGCCCGGCGTCGAGGTCTTGCGCGTCAAGTAA
- the fba gene encoding class II fructose-bisphosphate aldolase (catalyzes the reversible aldol condensation of dihydroxyacetonephosphate and glyceraldehyde 3-phosphate in the Calvin cycle, glycolysis, and/or gluconeogenesis), with protein MARITLRQLLDHAAEHDYGVPAFNINNMEQALAIMDAANQVDAPVIIQASRGARSYANDVMLKHMMDAVTEIYPHIPVCVHLDHGNEPATCMTAIQAGFTSVMMDGSLKADGKTPGDWSYNVGVTKTVTDMAHLGGISVEGELGVLGSLETGMGDKEDGHGAEGKLSHDQLLTNPDEAVKFVQETRVDALAIAMGTSHGAYKFTRKPDGDILAMNVIEEIHRKLPNTHLVMHGSSSVPQDLQDIINANGGKMKPTWGVPVSEIQRGIKHGVRKINIDTDNRMAMTGQIRKVLKDNPEEFDPRKYLKPAMEAMVKLCKQRLQEFNTAGQAAKFKKVLTPADMAKRYAKGELDPRVA; from the coding sequence ATGGCTCGGATCACGTTGCGTCAATTGCTCGATCATGCGGCGGAACACGATTACGGCGTACCGGCCTTCAACATCAACAACATGGAGCAGGCGCTGGCGATCATGGACGCCGCCAACCAGGTCGACGCGCCCGTCATCATCCAGGCCTCGCGCGGCGCGCGCTCCTACGCCAACGACGTCATGCTCAAGCACATGATGGACGCGGTGACCGAGATCTATCCGCACATCCCGGTCTGCGTGCATCTCGACCACGGCAATGAGCCCGCGACCTGCATGACCGCGATCCAGGCCGGCTTCACCTCGGTCATGATGGACGGCTCACTCAAGGCCGACGGCAAGACCCCCGGCGACTGGAGCTACAATGTCGGCGTCACCAAGACCGTGACCGACATGGCCCATCTCGGCGGCATCTCCGTCGAGGGCGAGCTCGGCGTGCTCGGCTCGCTCGAGACCGGCATGGGCGACAAGGAAGACGGCCACGGCGCCGAGGGCAAGCTCAGCCACGACCAGCTCCTGACCAATCCGGACGAAGCCGTGAAGTTCGTCCAGGAGACCAGGGTCGACGCGCTCGCGATCGCGATGGGCACCTCCCACGGCGCCTACAAGTTCACCCGCAAGCCGGACGGCGACATCCTCGCCATGAACGTGATCGAGGAGATCCATCGCAAGCTGCCGAACACGCATCTGGTGATGCACGGCTCCTCGTCGGTGCCGCAGGACCTTCAGGACATCATCAATGCCAACGGCGGCAAGATGAAGCCGACCTGGGGCGTGCCGGTATCCGAGATCCAGCGCGGCATCAAGCACGGCGTGCGCAAGATTAACATCGACACCGACAACCGCATGGCGATGACCGGCCAGATCCGCAAGGTGCTGAAGGACAATCCGGAAGAGTTCGATCCGCGCAAGTACCTGAAGCCGGCGATGGAGGCGATGGTCAAGCTGTGCAAGCAGCGGCTGCAGGAGTTCAACACCGCGGGCCAGGCCGCCAAGTTCAAGAAGGTGCTGACCCCCGCCGACATGGCCAAGCGCTACGCCAAAGGCGAGCTCGACCCCCGGGTTGCGTAG